In Paenibacillus algicola, a genomic segment contains:
- a CDS encoding beta-ketoacyl-ACP synthase III, which translates to MNNQLRPVGIIGAGKYVPEKVLTNQDLEKMVDTSDEWIVSRTGIRERHIAAPEEATSDLSYHAAVKALEAAGMSGEELDLIIVATITPDMFFPSTACLLQERLGAKKAAAFDLSAACSGFVYGLATAVNFLQTGMYKNALVIGADCLSRITDYTDRNTCVLFGDGAGAVVLGEVPEGRGFKAFDLGAEGAGGSHLYLEGGGSRVPASLESIEAKKHSIFMNGREVFKFAVRVMGTATEKVLEKAGASKEDVDLFIPHQANIRIIQSAMERLSLPPEKVVINVDKYANTSAASVPLALVEALEEGRIQEGDTVLMVGFGGGLTWGAAVLKW; encoded by the coding sequence ATGAATAACCAATTACGTCCGGTTGGCATTATCGGGGCCGGTAAATACGTACCGGAGAAAGTCCTGACCAATCAGGATCTGGAGAAGATGGTCGATACGTCGGATGAGTGGATTGTGTCCCGTACCGGAATCCGCGAACGCCATATCGCTGCTCCGGAGGAGGCAACGTCAGATCTGTCTTACCATGCTGCGGTCAAAGCGCTGGAGGCTGCGGGCATGTCCGGTGAGGAGTTGGACCTGATCATTGTGGCGACCATAACGCCGGATATGTTCTTCCCTTCTACAGCTTGTCTGCTGCAGGAGCGTCTTGGCGCGAAGAAAGCTGCGGCTTTTGATCTGTCGGCAGCCTGTTCGGGCTTTGTCTATGGCCTGGCGACAGCAGTAAACTTTTTGCAGACCGGCATGTACAAGAACGCCCTCGTTATTGGCGCAGACTGCCTGTCGCGGATCACAGATTATACCGACCGGAACACCTGCGTCCTGTTCGGCGACGGCGCGGGTGCCGTTGTCCTTGGCGAGGTACCGGAGGGACGAGGCTTCAAGGCCTTTGATCTTGGAGCGGAAGGTGCCGGGGGATCTCACCTGTACCTTGAAGGCGGCGGCTCACGCGTGCCGGCTTCATTGGAAAGCATTGAGGCCAAGAAGCATTCCATCTTCATGAATGGCCGGGAAGTGTTCAAGTTTGCTGTCCGTGTGATGGGCACAGCAACGGAGAAGGTGCTGGAGAAAGCCGGCGCGTCCAAAGAGGACGTGGATCTCTTTATCCCGCATCAGGCAAACATCCGGATTATTCAGTCAGCGATGGAGCGTTTGTCATTACCACCGGAAAAAGTAGTGATCAACGTGGACAAATATGCGAATACCTCTGCCGCTTCTGTTCCGCTCGCGCTTGTTGAAGCGCTGGAGGAGGGACGAATCCAGGAAGGCGATACTGTGCTTATGGTCGGCTTCGGTGGCGGCCTGACCTGGGGAGCAGCTGTCCTGAAATGGTGA
- a CDS encoding nucleotidyltransferase, translated as MKTVGIIVEYNPLHNGHVLHYKKSKAIAQAERTVAVMSGNFLQRGEPALAGKRARTEMALSMGADLVIELPAAYAIQPAEWFAYGAVSLLHATGVVDSLCFGSESGTLRELTPLAALLSAEDSPFREELHRQMSLGHSYPAAYAAAAGAAQGSSPAEAAEITSLLGKPNNTLGLHYLMALRRLNSPIQAYTIPREAAQYHDLLPAGPTIASATSIRRIIREQGLEAAAPYMPRYTLDILRRETALGRGPVDWEAFKQPLFLLLQTLSTRGLSRMLEVSEGLEHRIKRLLPLLPQPSVEELISALKTKRYTRTKLQRMLLHILLQHSKEELSPERLAHGPGYIRVLGFSSRGQELLKAMKKSAALPVIMQASDLEHPQLELDVQASAAYAGAYPDPHTSWMYEDYLMPPLRL; from the coding sequence GTGAAAACCGTTGGAATCATCGTGGAATACAACCCGCTTCATAATGGACATGTCCTGCACTATAAGAAATCCAAGGCCATCGCCCAGGCAGAGCGTACGGTCGCTGTCATGAGCGGGAATTTCCTTCAGCGCGGAGAGCCTGCTCTGGCCGGCAAACGGGCGCGGACCGAAATGGCGCTGTCCATGGGAGCTGACCTTGTCATCGAGCTTCCTGCTGCCTATGCAATACAGCCTGCCGAATGGTTCGCTTACGGCGCTGTTTCGCTGCTGCACGCTACCGGTGTTGTAGACAGCCTCTGCTTCGGCTCAGAGAGCGGCACACTGAGGGAGCTGACCCCTCTTGCGGCGCTGCTGTCTGCCGAGGACAGCCCGTTCAGAGAAGAGCTGCACCGCCAGATGAGCCTCGGGCACAGCTATCCTGCAGCCTATGCGGCCGCTGCCGGAGCGGCCCAAGGCTCATCTCCGGCTGAAGCCGCCGAGATCACCTCGCTGCTGGGCAAGCCGAACAACACATTAGGACTGCACTATTTGATGGCATTGCGGAGACTGAACAGTCCCATTCAGGCATATACAATTCCCCGGGAAGCGGCACAGTACCATGATCTGCTGCCAGCCGGGCCGACGATCGCCAGCGCCACCTCGATCCGGCGCATCATTCGGGAGCAGGGCCTGGAAGCGGCAGCACCGTATATGCCCCGCTATACCCTGGATATTTTGAGAAGAGAGACCGCGCTAGGGCGGGGTCCTGTGGACTGGGAGGCTTTCAAACAGCCGCTCTTTCTGCTGCTCCAAACCTTAAGCACTCGTGGACTTAGCCGTATGCTGGAGGTCAGCGAGGGCCTGGAGCACCGGATCAAGAGACTGCTGCCGCTCCTCCCCCAGCCGTCCGTTGAAGAGCTGATTAGCGCCCTGAAAACGAAACGCTATACGCGAACCAAGCTTCAGCGGATGCTGCTGCATATTTTGCTTCAGCACAGCAAGGAGGAGCTGAGCCCGGAGCGTCTTGCCCATGGACCCGGCTATATCAGGGTGCTCGGCTTCAGCTCTCGCGGTCAGGAGCTGCTGAAGGCCATGAAGAAAAGTGCTGCCCTTCCGGTCATTATGCAGGCCTCGGACCTGGAGCATCCTCAGCTGGAGCTCGATGTACAAGCTTCCGCAGCTTATGCCGGAGCCTACCCTGATCCGCACACGTCCTGGATGTACGAGGACTACCTTATGCCCCCGCTGCGGCTTTAA
- a CDS encoding SepM family pheromone-processing serine protease, producing the protein MNRTRNSSGMRVAAYLLLVAVMVYVIVYMPTPYMIYQPGSAEEIKPMISVNGGDSEEQGAFMLTTVSASYANIALLAWSAVNPNSEVVQKEQKLGDQSKEEYSATQIYYMNTSQSLAVEAAYTAAGIPYNIVPDYMFIRSVPDTYGSEAYFRPGDKLMKVNGTAVYDHEALTEIIRTLQAGDRIQVQLERSGKPLDVTLPLVEITDSATGEKRPGLGVLIATMQTIQPDHPDHKVAFSATNIGGPSAGLMFTMEIYNQLTPGDLTKGYVAAGTGTITKEGTVGPIGGIVHKIVAADREGAEIFFVPRQNFEDARARADQIGTDMKLVPVEKLQDALDYMESLPLKAAAGA; encoded by the coding sequence ATGAACAGAACAAGAAATTCAAGTGGAATGAGAGTCGCCGCTTATCTGCTGCTGGTCGCTGTCATGGTGTACGTTATCGTCTACATGCCGACTCCCTACATGATCTATCAGCCGGGCAGCGCGGAGGAAATCAAGCCGATGATTTCGGTGAATGGCGGAGATTCCGAGGAGCAGGGGGCATTTATGCTGACAACGGTGTCGGCGAGCTATGCCAACATTGCGCTTCTCGCCTGGTCGGCGGTCAATCCTAACAGCGAGGTCGTACAGAAGGAGCAGAAGCTGGGTGACCAGAGTAAAGAGGAATACAGCGCGACCCAGATCTATTACATGAATACCTCACAGTCACTCGCCGTGGAGGCGGCATATACCGCTGCAGGGATTCCTTACAACATTGTGCCAGATTATATGTTTATCCGTTCCGTCCCGGACACGTATGGCAGCGAGGCTTATTTCCGTCCAGGTGACAAGCTGATGAAGGTGAACGGAACGGCTGTGTACGATCATGAGGCTTTGACCGAAATTATTCGTACACTGCAGGCCGGTGACCGCATTCAGGTACAGCTGGAGCGCAGTGGCAAGCCGCTTGATGTGACTCTCCCGCTGGTCGAAATTACAGACAGCGCAACCGGGGAAAAAAGGCCGGGCCTCGGCGTACTCATTGCAACCATGCAGACGATCCAGCCGGATCATCCGGACCATAAGGTAGCCTTCTCGGCTACGAATATTGGAGGGCCTTCCGCGGGATTAATGTTTACGATGGAAATTTACAATCAGCTGACTCCCGGAGATTTGACCAAAGGATATGTTGCAGCCGGTACGGGGACGATAACGAAGGAGGGGACGGTGGGCCCCATTGGCGGGATTGTGCACAAGATTGTGGCTGCCGATCGTGAAGGGGCAGAGATTTTCTTCGTGCCGCGCCAAAATTTCGAGGACGCCAGGGCCCGTGCAGACCAGATCGGCACGGACATGAAGCTGGTGCCGGTAGAGAAATTGCAGGATGCGCTGGATTATATGGAAAGCCTCCCGCTTAAAGCCGCAGCGGGGGCATAA
- the fabG gene encoding 3-oxoacyl-[acyl-carrier-protein] reductase: MKRMLEGQTSLVTGGSRGIGRSIALALAEQGVNVAVNYSGNQAAAEQVAEEIRAKGVEALVLKGNVGVSGEAEELVKQVLSAWGRIDILVNNAGITRDNLIMRMKEEEFDQVIETNLKGVFNCLKAVTRPMMKQRSGRIINISSVVGALGNPGQSNYVAAKAGVIGLTKSAARELASRGITVNAVAPGFIDTDMTRELPEEMRQKLLNDIPLARLGQPEEIASIVVFLASAGASYMTGQTLHVDGGMYM; this comes from the coding sequence ATGAAACGAATGTTAGAAGGGCAAACGTCACTGGTCACCGGCGGTTCCCGTGGAATCGGCCGCAGTATTGCACTTGCGCTCGCCGAACAGGGCGTGAATGTAGCGGTAAACTATTCCGGTAACCAGGCTGCAGCGGAGCAGGTCGCCGAGGAGATTCGCGCCAAAGGCGTGGAGGCGCTCGTGCTGAAGGGCAATGTCGGCGTCAGCGGCGAAGCGGAAGAGCTTGTGAAGCAGGTGCTGTCTGCCTGGGGGAGGATAGATATCCTCGTCAACAATGCAGGCATCACGAGAGACAACCTCATCATGCGTATGAAGGAAGAGGAGTTTGATCAGGTCATTGAAACGAACCTGAAGGGAGTATTCAATTGTCTGAAGGCTGTCACTCGTCCTATGATGAAGCAGCGCTCCGGAAGAATTATCAACATCTCCTCTGTAGTAGGTGCCTTAGGGAATCCGGGGCAGTCGAACTATGTTGCAGCCAAGGCCGGTGTGATCGGTCTGACCAAGTCTGCGGCTAGGGAATTGGCTTCCCGCGGTATTACGGTCAATGCGGTAGCCCCCGGCTTTATCGATACCGATATGACGCGGGAGCTGCCGGAGGAGATGCGCCAGAAGCTGTTGAACGATATTCCGCTGGCTCGCTTGGGACAGCCGGAAGAGATCGCTTCGATCGTAGTGTTCCTGGCTTCTGCCGGTGCTTCCTACATGACGGGACAGACCCTTCATGTGGACGGCGGAATGTATATGTAA
- a CDS encoding YceD family protein has protein sequence MLIQFRKLTTSDQPLQFHQTVDVSQTVKGRKDIIEVKPLQADLAARSSVDGSIVVTGRLQGDLVMHCSRCLDPVNEHVDIPFHEVFQPVDSLDNLQDENDDITYVEGESVDLADYVKEALLLYLPLAPVCRKDCSGLCPKCGRDLNEGSCGCDTEVIDPRLAGLKDFFK, from the coding sequence ATGCTTATTCAATTTCGTAAATTGACAACCAGCGATCAACCGTTACAATTCCATCAAACCGTGGATGTCAGTCAGACGGTGAAGGGCCGGAAGGATATTATTGAGGTGAAGCCGCTTCAAGCGGATTTGGCTGCAAGATCCTCCGTTGACGGCTCGATAGTTGTAACCGGGCGCCTGCAAGGCGATTTGGTTATGCACTGCTCCAGATGCCTGGATCCGGTGAACGAACATGTAGACATCCCTTTTCATGAAGTATTCCAGCCGGTAGACAGCCTGGACAACCTCCAGGATGAAAATGATGATATCACGTATGTAGAAGGTGAGAGTGTGGATCTTGCCGACTATGTGAAGGAAGCATTGCTGCTCTATTTACCGCTGGCCCCGGTGTGCAGGAAGGACTGCAGCGGTCTTTGTCCGAAATGCGGCAGAGATTTGAATGAAGGCTCCTGCGGCTGCGACACGGAAGTGATCGACCCGAGGCTGGCCGGGCTGAAGGACTTTTTTAAATGA
- the fapR gene encoding transcription factor FapR, with protein MERLPKKERHQSLMRMIEENPFVTDRELTRQLKVSIQTIRLDRMELGIPELRERMKQMAEHSYDQVKSLSLEEVIGDIVDLQLDKSGISIFEIREEHVFSRTKIARGHNVFAQANSLAVAVINDEIALTSSADIRFLRQVRLGEKCIAKAYVRTHAAQKAKVEVFTYVGDEMVFQGNFVVYRSAAE; from the coding sequence ATGGAACGTCTTCCGAAGAAGGAACGCCACCAGTCGCTGATGAGAATGATCGAGGAGAACCCTTTTGTCACCGATCGGGAGCTGACACGGCAGCTGAAGGTGAGCATTCAGACGATACGGCTTGATCGGATGGAGCTGGGGATTCCGGAGCTGCGTGAACGGATGAAGCAGATGGCCGAGCACTCCTACGACCAGGTCAAGTCCCTGTCGCTGGAGGAGGTCATCGGAGACATTGTCGATTTGCAGCTGGACAAGAGCGGGATTTCGATTTTTGAGATTCGGGAGGAGCACGTATTCAGCAGAACGAAGATTGCCCGGGGACACAATGTATTCGCTCAGGCGAACTCGCTGGCGGTGGCTGTGATTAATGATGAGATTGCCCTGACGTCCTCTGCGGATATCCGGTTTCTGAGACAGGTGCGTCTGGGGGAGAAATGTATTGCCAAGGCATACGTACGAACCCATGCTGCTCAAAAGGCGAAGGTTGAGGTGTTCACCTACGTCGGTGACGAAATGGTTTTTCAAGGGAATTTTGTCGTCTACCGTTCGGCAGCCGAGTGA
- the plsX gene encoding phosphate acyltransferase PlsX produces MRIAIDAMGGDHAPHSNVEGALAAAREWKDTEIVLVGNEAALTPLLKDRPSNLLVQPASEVIEAEDEPVRAVRRKKDASMVVAGRMVHEGQADAMISAGNTGALMTTGLLVVGRMEGIERPALAPMIPTVDGKGVLALDLGANMDAKPEHLQQYALMGSLYREKVHGLSRPRVGLLNIGTEAGKGNELTKHAYPLLESLSIHFVGNVESRDIMNGVCDVIVCDGFAGNIMLKSIEGTAGTLFSLLKEQFGQSLKTKLAAALMMPQLRNLKSMMDYKEHGGAPLLGLKGLVVKAHGSSDANAIKNAVRQARFAVQNHLVQSISSEISRK; encoded by the coding sequence GTGAGAATTGCAATTGATGCCATGGGAGGAGACCACGCCCCGCACAGTAATGTAGAAGGAGCGCTGGCTGCTGCCCGGGAATGGAAGGATACTGAAATTGTTCTGGTCGGTAATGAGGCGGCCTTGACGCCGCTGCTGAAAGACCGCCCTTCAAATTTGCTTGTCCAGCCTGCCAGCGAGGTGATCGAGGCGGAGGATGAGCCGGTTCGCGCCGTCCGCCGCAAGAAGGATGCCTCGATGGTCGTTGCAGGGCGGATGGTCCATGAGGGACAAGCAGATGCAATGATTTCTGCCGGCAATACAGGAGCCTTGATGACAACCGGTCTGCTGGTTGTCGGCCGGATGGAGGGCATCGAGCGCCCTGCGCTCGCACCGATGATCCCGACCGTGGACGGCAAGGGAGTGCTTGCTCTGGATCTGGGAGCCAATATGGATGCCAAGCCGGAGCATTTGCAGCAATATGCCTTGATGGGAAGCCTGTATCGGGAAAAGGTACACGGATTGTCCCGGCCGCGGGTCGGACTGCTGAACATCGGCACCGAGGCGGGAAAAGGCAATGAGCTGACCAAGCATGCGTATCCGCTGCTGGAGTCGCTTTCGATTCATTTTGTAGGCAATGTGGAATCACGGGATATTATGAATGGCGTCTGTGATGTCATTGTGTGCGATGGCTTCGCCGGTAACATTATGCTGAAATCCATCGAAGGCACAGCAGGCACGCTGTTCTCGCTGCTGAAGGAGCAGTTTGGGCAGTCGCTGAAGACTAAGCTGGCCGCTGCTCTGATGATGCCGCAATTGCGGAATCTGAAATCTATGATGGATTACAAGGAGCATGGAGGCGCACCGCTGCTCGGTTTGAAGGGGCTTGTCGTGAAGGCCCATGGATCTTCTGATGCCAATGCTATCAAGAATGCTGTCCGGCAGGCCAGGTTTGCCGTTCAGAATCATCTCGTTCAGAGTATCTCAAGTGAAATCAGCAGGAAGTGA
- the rpmF gene encoding 50S ribosomal protein L32: protein MAVPQRRTSKTRRDKRRTHFKLAVPGMVKCEQCGELKLAHRVCKVCGTYKAREIIKQ, encoded by the coding sequence ATGGCAGTACCTCAACGTAGAACGTCCAAAACACGTCGTGACAAGCGTCGTACTCACTTTAAGCTGGCTGTGCCAGGCATGGTGAAATGCGAGCAGTGCGGAGAATTGAAATTGGCTCACCGCGTATGCAAAGTGTGTGGAACGTACAAAGCTAGAGAGATTATCAAACAATAG
- the fabD gene encoding ACP S-malonyltransferase: protein MNKIAFVFPGQGAQSVGMAKDVYDAIPASKAIVDSADQELGWSLSSLMFNGPEEQLKQTANTQPALLTASIAYLEGLREHGIVPHYVAGHSLGEYSALVAAGVMTLQDAVKVVRARGEYMEAAVPGGQGAMAAVLGAEREGLSSLCSSITAEGFSVELANVNCPGQIVISGTAEGVAAASARIKEAGAKRAIPLEVSGPFHSSMMKEASERLAGKLADITLAKPEIPVVANVTARPADSASQIRSLLVEQVYSPVLWHDSVEWMISQGVDTFIEIGPGNVLSGLIKKIDKNVKLININSLASLQELEAKV, encoded by the coding sequence TTGAATAAGATTGCATTTGTATTTCCCGGGCAGGGAGCCCAATCCGTCGGAATGGCGAAGGATGTCTATGATGCCATTCCGGCTTCAAAAGCGATTGTGGACAGTGCGGACCAGGAGCTCGGATGGAGCCTCAGCTCACTCATGTTTAACGGTCCGGAGGAACAGCTGAAGCAAACCGCGAACACACAGCCGGCACTTCTTACAGCAAGCATTGCTTATCTGGAGGGACTGCGCGAGCATGGCATTGTGCCTCATTATGTGGCTGGGCACAGCCTGGGCGAATACAGTGCCCTCGTTGCGGCCGGGGTTATGACCCTGCAGGATGCCGTCAAGGTGGTAAGAGCCCGGGGAGAATATATGGAAGCGGCTGTACCTGGGGGACAGGGAGCTATGGCTGCCGTGCTGGGTGCAGAGCGAGAAGGTCTCTCCTCTCTGTGCAGCAGCATTACGGCGGAAGGCTTTTCTGTAGAGCTGGCCAACGTGAACTGCCCGGGACAGATCGTCATCTCCGGTACCGCCGAGGGCGTAGCCGCTGCATCTGCCCGAATCAAGGAAGCTGGAGCCAAGCGCGCCATCCCGCTGGAGGTCAGCGGACCGTTTCACTCCTCTATGATGAAGGAGGCGTCAGAGCGTCTGGCTGGCAAGCTGGCAGACATCACGCTAGCGAAGCCGGAAATCCCTGTCGTGGCCAATGTTACAGCGCGGCCGGCGGACAGCGCCTCTCAAATCCGCAGTCTGCTGGTTGAGCAGGTATACTCTCCTGTGCTCTGGCATGACAGCGTGGAGTGGATGATCTCGCAGGGTGTGGATACATTTATCGAGATCGGTCCGGGCAATGTGCTGAGCGGTCTGATTAAGAAGATTGACAAGAATGTCAAGCTGATAAATATTAACAGCTTGGCTAGCCTGCAGGAGCTTGAAGCGAAGGTTTAG
- the rnc gene encoding ribonuclease III codes for MSGDLKQLQHKLQIRFRNGTLLKQAFTHASYVNEHRFTQNQDNERLEFLGDAVLELTVSEFLYNQYPDRPEGELTKLRAAIVCEPSLVKFAEKLDFGRYVLLGKGEEMTGGRTRPALLADVFESFVGALYLDQGLEAVSVFLNDHVFPSITLNGRPQMSDYKTELQELTQHHGMGTLEYRIVEERGPAHEREFVSEVHMGSECLGRGSGRSKKEAEQQAAAVALKRIRATEA; via the coding sequence TTGAGTGGAGATCTGAAGCAGTTACAGCATAAACTCCAGATCCGGTTTCGTAACGGCACGCTGCTGAAGCAAGCCTTTACCCACGCCTCGTATGTCAATGAACACCGGTTCACCCAGAATCAGGACAATGAACGGCTTGAATTTCTGGGTGATGCCGTGCTTGAGCTCACGGTCAGTGAATTTTTGTACAATCAGTATCCGGATCGGCCGGAGGGCGAATTAACCAAGCTGAGGGCGGCTATTGTATGTGAGCCTTCGCTGGTCAAATTTGCCGAGAAGCTGGATTTCGGCCGGTACGTACTGCTGGGCAAAGGCGAGGAAATGACGGGCGGCAGAACCCGCCCGGCTCTGCTCGCGGATGTGTTCGAATCCTTTGTGGGAGCGCTCTATCTGGATCAGGGCCTGGAAGCCGTCAGTGTTTTTTTGAATGATCATGTATTTCCTTCCATTACGCTAAACGGACGCCCGCAGATGAGCGATTACAAGACCGAGCTGCAGGAATTGACACAGCATCACGGCATGGGAACACTGGAATACCGGATTGTAGAGGAGCGGGGACCTGCGCATGAGCGGGAGTTTGTCTCTGAGGTACACATGGGAAGCGAATGTCTTGGACGAGGCAGCGGACGCTCCAAGAAGGAAGCAGAGCAGCAGGCTGCAGCGGTCGCGTTAAAGCGCATCCGAGCCACTGAGGCCTAG
- the acpP gene encoding acyl carrier protein, with protein MSDVLERVKRIVVDRLGADEADVTLEASFKDDLGADSLDVVELVMELEDEFDMEISDEDAEKITTVGEVVKYIQSHT; from the coding sequence ATGTCCGATGTATTAGAACGCGTGAAACGCATCGTTGTCGACCGCCTGGGTGCTGACGAAGCCGACGTTACACTAGAAGCATCTTTCAAAGATGACCTTGGAGCTGATTCTCTCGACGTAGTAGAATTGGTTATGGAATTGGAAGATGAGTTTGATATGGAGATCTCTGATGAAGATGCGGAGAAAATTACAACCGTAGGTGAAGTTGTGAAGTACATACAATCTCATACCTAA
- the fabF gene encoding beta-ketoacyl-ACP synthase II, translated as MKQRVVITGMGVMTSLGQDLDTFWNSLMEGKSGISVVEAFDVSDYPTQIAASVKDFNPEDYMDRKEARKMDRFVQFAVAAGSKALEDSGIVIGENAEAERVGVSIGSGIGGLGTWEDQHNVLLEKGPKRVSPFFIPMMIANMASGQMSINLGAKGPNTTQVTACATGTHSIGDSMRMIQRGDADVMVCGGAEATIRPTGMAGFCSMRAMSTRNEEPEKASRPFDTGRDGFVMGEGAGVLILESLEHAEKRGAKIYAEVIGYGLSADAHHITEPNPEGAARCMNMAIRDAGIAPEQVDYINAHGTSTPVGDRSETLAVKKAFGDHAYKLAVSSTKSMTGHLLGAAGGVEAVICALSLTHQTIAPTINLEDQDPECDLDYVPNHPRPSDLDVVMSNSFGFGGHNATIILKKFSK; from the coding sequence TTGAAACAGAGAGTAGTAATTACAGGTATGGGCGTTATGACCTCATTGGGTCAGGACCTGGATACCTTCTGGAACAGCCTGATGGAAGGGAAATCCGGTATTTCGGTGGTAGAGGCTTTTGATGTCAGCGACTATCCAACGCAGATTGCGGCGTCGGTGAAGGATTTCAACCCTGAGGATTATATGGACCGGAAGGAAGCGCGGAAGATGGACCGGTTCGTGCAGTTTGCGGTAGCTGCCGGCTCCAAGGCGCTGGAGGACAGCGGCATTGTGATCGGCGAGAATGCAGAAGCGGAGCGCGTAGGCGTGTCGATCGGCTCCGGCATTGGCGGCCTAGGCACCTGGGAGGATCAGCATAATGTCCTGCTGGAGAAGGGTCCGAAGCGGGTTAGCCCGTTCTTTATCCCGATGATGATCGCTAATATGGCGTCCGGCCAGATGTCAATCAACCTGGGTGCCAAGGGGCCGAATACGACGCAGGTTACGGCCTGCGCTACAGGCACGCACTCGATCGGGGACTCTATGCGTATGATCCAGCGGGGAGACGCAGATGTCATGGTGTGCGGCGGTGCTGAAGCGACAATCCGTCCTACCGGCATGGCAGGCTTCTGCTCCATGAGAGCGATGTCGACACGCAATGAGGAGCCGGAGAAAGCCAGCCGACCGTTTGATACGGGCCGTGACGGCTTTGTTATGGGCGAAGGAGCCGGTGTGCTGATTCTGGAATCGCTGGAGCATGCGGAGAAGCGCGGCGCCAAGATTTATGCAGAAGTGATTGGCTATGGCTTGAGCGCTGATGCTCACCATATCACGGAGCCGAATCCGGAAGGTGCGGCACGCTGTATGAACATGGCGATCCGTGACGCAGGCATTGCGCCAGAGCAGGTGGATTACATCAATGCGCACGGAACGTCTACGCCGGTCGGTGACCGCTCGGAAACGCTGGCGGTTAAGAAGGCGTTCGGTGATCATGCGTACAAGCTGGCGGTCAGCTCTACGAAGTCCATGACCGGGCATCTGCTGGGCGCAGCCGGCGGCGTGGAAGCGGTCATTTGTGCACTGAGCCTGACTCATCAGACCATTGCGCCGACGATCAATCTGGAGGATCAGGATCCGGAATGTGATCTGGATTATGTTCCAAACCATCCAAGACCAAGCGACCTGGACGTAGTCATGTCCAACTCCTTTGGATTCGGGGGCCATAACGCCACCATTATTCTTAAAAAATTCAGTAAGTAA